A section of the Deinococcus misasensis DSM 22328 genome encodes:
- a CDS encoding metallophosphoesterase family protein produces the protein MRIAVIGDVHGNAFALESIWKDIQNQSPDLIVNLGDQVYGRANPQKAYALQQEIGAVEVQGNTDPWITSHQPLLKWIREQLPEEAVSHLTTLPLSTSVLNGEVLMCHGDLKSHSGHLLWSWQKGPYRANGFQELREHLAGVSARVVLCGHTHREGMTRLDDHLIVNAGAVSHQVDGDPRARWTLLEQHQGRWLTDFRRVVYDWDGAARWVMQHAPSPASEVNTLLHG, from the coding sequence ATGCGTATTGCAGTGATCGGTGACGTGCATGGAAATGCTTTTGCCCTTGAATCCATATGGAAAGACATTCAAAACCAGAGTCCGGACCTGATTGTGAACCTAGGGGATCAAGTGTATGGCCGGGCCAACCCTCAAAAAGCCTATGCGCTTCAGCAAGAAATCGGGGCCGTAGAGGTGCAGGGAAACACCGACCCGTGGATCACCTCGCATCAACCCCTCCTGAAATGGATTCGGGAGCAGTTGCCAGAGGAGGCCGTTTCCCACCTGACCACCCTGCCCCTGAGCACCAGTGTTCTGAACGGTGAAGTGCTGATGTGTCACGGTGACCTGAAAAGCCACTCCGGTCACCTGCTCTGGTCATGGCAAAAAGGGCCTTACCGGGCCAACGGGTTTCAGGAACTGCGGGAACATCTGGCAGGGGTGTCTGCTCGGGTGGTGCTTTGCGGGCACACCCACCGGGAAGGCATGACCCGACTGGACGACCACCTGATCGTCAATGCAGGTGCAGTGAGCCATCAGGTGGACGGAGACCCCAGAGCCCGCTGGACCTTGCTGGAACAGCATCAAGGTCGCTGGCTCACCGATTTTCGCCGCGTGGTCTACGACTGGGACGGAGCTGCAAGATGGGTGATGCAGCATGCCCCTTCCCCTGCCAGTGAAGTGAACACCTTGCTGCATGGCTGA
- a CDS encoding copper homeostasis protein CutC yields MLPTLIEVVAETPMDVRAAQSSGATQILLVRQLLEGSTSTDTKTIEACLEQAKIPISVLVKPDTGDYCYEEARRTRTLKILEVYWKRGIRNITFGAEHDGVFDWDLLEEAIHCGFTVNINQAFDLVRNPVGTYQKLVQYPKVLQVTTSGRPWSTPDGDVPLEHLIPHTSPHLPVLVDTTGYTEDRMVALLNSGVHGVHLGRGVRDAQGKLNYGSLDRWVNVCQNRNKRTRTF; encoded by the coding sequence GTGTTGCCCACCCTGATTGAAGTTGTTGCCGAAACCCCCATGGACGTCAGAGCGGCCCAGAGCAGCGGGGCCACCCAGATTTTGCTGGTCCGTCAACTTCTGGAAGGCAGCACCAGCACCGACACCAAAACCATTGAAGCTTGCCTTGAGCAGGCCAAAATTCCCATTTCCGTGCTGGTCAAGCCAGACACCGGAGATTACTGCTACGAAGAAGCCCGCCGAACCCGCACCCTCAAGATTCTGGAGGTGTACTGGAAACGGGGCATCCGCAACATCACTTTCGGTGCCGAGCATGACGGTGTTTTTGACTGGGATTTGCTGGAAGAAGCCATCCACTGTGGTTTCACCGTCAACATCAATCAGGCGTTTGATCTGGTGCGCAATCCTGTGGGCACCTACCAGAAACTGGTGCAATACCCCAAAGTGTTGCAGGTGACCACCTCTGGCCGGCCCTGGAGCACCCCCGATGGGGATGTGCCTCTGGAGCATCTGATTCCCCACACCAGCCCTCACCTTCCTGTTCTGGTGGACACCACAGGTTACACCGAAGACCGCATGGTGGCTTTGCTCAACTCGGGTGTGCATGGCGTGCATCTGGGCAGAGGTGTCCGTGATGCGCAAGGCAAACTCAATTACGGCAGTCTGGACCGCTGGGTCAACGTGTGCCAGAACCGCAACAAACGCACCCGAACTTTTTGA